One segment of Cloacibacillus sp. DNA contains the following:
- a CDS encoding formyltransferase codes for MDRPKIVLFAYSEVGCLCLEELIKDGANIAAVFTHNDDPGEEIWFRSVRAIAEKNGIPVCTPQKLGAEEADYLRSLEPELILSCYYRALIPKAVLDMPRLGAYNIHGALLPKYRGRACVNWAVLNGEKETGATLHVMTERADRGDIVDQERVPIEFTDTAYDVFMKVAEAARLILARRLPELEAGTAPRRPQDEAEATCFGRRRPEDGEIDWDKSAVEIYNLI; via the coding sequence ATGGACAGGCCTAAGATCGTCCTTTTCGCGTACAGCGAGGTCGGCTGTCTCTGCCTGGAGGAGCTGATAAAAGATGGTGCGAACATCGCCGCCGTCTTCACACACAACGACGACCCGGGCGAGGAGATATGGTTTCGCTCGGTGAGGGCGATCGCGGAAAAAAACGGCATTCCCGTGTGCACGCCGCAAAAACTCGGCGCGGAGGAGGCCGATTATCTGCGCTCCCTTGAGCCGGAGCTCATCCTCTCCTGCTACTACCGCGCGCTGATACCGAAGGCGGTGCTCGACATGCCGCGCCTCGGCGCCTACAACATTCACGGGGCGCTGCTGCCGAAATACCGCGGACGCGCCTGCGTCAACTGGGCGGTGCTTAACGGCGAAAAAGAGACAGGCGCGACGCTTCACGTAATGACGGAGAGGGCCGACCGCGGCGACATCGTCGACCAGGAGCGGGTGCCGATAGAGTTTACCGACACGGCCTACGACGTCTTTATGAAGGTGGCGGAGGCCGCGCGGCTGATATTGGCGCGCCGTCTGCCTGAGCTTGAGGCGGGAACGGCGCCGCGCCGTCCGCAGGACGAGGCGGAGGCGACCTGCTTTGGACGCCGCCGTCCCGAAGACGGTGAAATCGACTGGGACAAAAGCGCCGTGGAGATTTATAATCTTATA
- a CDS encoding glycosyltransferase: MLTQRADGEPRVTAAGIEVSVVIPAYNEEESLHKLFEELWPVMENLGRGFEVIFINDGSRDATMGILYDFYKIHPEMRVIDLGANFGQHMAIMAGFDHARGGKIITLDADLQNPPSEIPNILKQMDEGHDVVGTYRVGRRDPLFRKIASKCINKLTNRIAKLKIRDYGCMLRGYDRRIIDIINHSQETTTFIPALAQKFAVNPIEIPVAHRERELGESKYGLFQLIRLNFDLMTSFSLVPLQLVTMAGMLLSMISFLLLFYMFARRLFLGIGTWQLFLEQAFEASEFVISGITLFSLGIIGEYIGRIYREVSKRPRYSIRKIFEHTAEGSDGQA; encoded by the coding sequence ATGTTAACACAAAGGGCTGACGGAGAACCGCGCGTGACGGCGGCGGGGATAGAGGTCTCGGTCGTCATCCCCGCCTATAACGAAGAGGAGTCGCTGCACAAGCTCTTTGAAGAGCTGTGGCCCGTGATGGAGAATCTCGGACGCGGCTTTGAGGTAATTTTTATCAACGACGGCAGCCGCGACGCGACGATGGGAATACTCTACGATTTCTATAAAATCCATCCCGAGATGCGCGTGATCGACCTCGGGGCGAACTTCGGACAGCATATGGCGATCATGGCGGGTTTCGACCACGCGCGCGGCGGCAAGATAATCACCCTTGACGCCGACCTGCAGAATCCGCCCTCGGAGATACCGAACATCCTCAAACAGATGGACGAAGGACACGACGTCGTCGGCACATACCGCGTAGGCCGCCGGGACCCCCTCTTTCGCAAGATCGCCTCAAAGTGCATCAACAAGCTCACAAACCGCATCGCAAAGCTCAAGATCCGCGATTATGGCTGTATGCTGCGCGGCTACGACCGCCGTATCATCGACATCATCAACCACAGCCAGGAGACGACGACCTTCATCCCCGCCCTCGCGCAGAAATTCGCCGTCAACCCCATAGAGATCCCCGTCGCCCATCGTGAGCGGGAGCTCGGCGAGTCCAAATATGGCCTTTTTCAGCTGATACGCCTCAACTTCGACCTTATGACGAGCTTTTCTCTCGTGCCCCTTCAGCTCGTAACGATGGCCGGCATGCTGCTGTCAATGATCTCCTTCCTGCTGCTATTTTATATGTTCGCACGTCGGCTCTTCCTAGGCATCGGCACCTGGCAGCTCTTCCTTGAACAGGCGTTCGAGGCCTCCGAGTTCGTCATCAGCGGCATCACGCTCTTTTCGCTCGGCATCATCGGAGAGTACATTGGCCGTATCTACCGCGAGGTGAGCAAACGTCCGCGCTATTCGATACGGAAAATTTTTGAGCATACCGCGGAAGGCTCCGATGGACAGGCCTAA
- a CDS encoding DegT/DnrJ/EryC1/StrS family aminotransferase: MRKEFLPFAKPSISEEAISDVADSIRSGWLAMGPKTIQFEENFAKYTGASYALSVNSATAGLHCALMALGVGSGDEVVTTPMTFAVTVNAILFTGAKPVFADIDRRTLDIVPENIERAITKATKAVIPVHFAGTPCDMDKIEAIAAAHGLAVIEDAAHALGASYKGRRIGADRGARHLSVFSFHPTKNITTGEGGMICTEDEELAERIMVLRQNGMSKGAWNRYAAKGSANYDIFFPGLKYTMMDIQAAIGNSQMKELESFNRRRAEIAGFYLRELAGIEGLILPQRAPWDYEHSWHIFTPFVDIDKLGFTRDEFMARMKERNIGTALHYQALHLFTCYHEVTGMGRGDLPEAEYVSDRIVSLPLFPAMTDGDARDAVTAIKEVCGKC, encoded by the coding sequence ATGAGAAAAGAATTTTTGCCCTTCGCCAAGCCGAGTATCAGCGAAGAGGCCATTTCGGATGTCGCCGATTCGATTCGCAGCGGCTGGCTCGCGATGGGGCCGAAGACGATACAGTTCGAGGAAAATTTTGCGAAATACACCGGCGCGAGTTACGCGCTCTCCGTCAACTCCGCTACCGCCGGTCTGCACTGCGCGCTGATGGCGCTGGGCGTCGGCTCCGGAGACGAGGTGGTCACCACGCCGATGACCTTCGCGGTGACGGTGAACGCGATACTCTTCACGGGGGCGAAGCCGGTATTCGCCGATATAGACCGCCGTACTCTGGACATCGTGCCGGAAAATATCGAGCGCGCGATAACGAAGGCGACGAAGGCGGTGATCCCCGTCCACTTCGCGGGAACGCCCTGCGATATGGATAAGATCGAGGCGATAGCCGCCGCCCACGGCCTCGCGGTGATCGAAGACGCGGCACACGCGCTCGGCGCCTCCTACAAAGGGCGCAGGATCGGCGCGGACCGCGGGGCGCGGCATCTATCCGTCTTCAGCTTCCACCCGACGAAGAACATCACGACCGGCGAGGGCGGCATGATCTGCACCGAAGACGAGGAGCTCGCCGAGAGGATCATGGTTCTGCGCCAGAACGGCATGTCCAAGGGAGCCTGGAACCGCTACGCGGCGAAGGGCAGCGCCAATTACGACATCTTCTTCCCCGGCCTCAAATATACGATGATGGACATCCAGGCGGCGATCGGAAATTCACAGATGAAGGAGCTCGAATCCTTCAACCGCCGCCGCGCGGAGATCGCCGGCTTTTATCTGCGCGAGCTAGCGGGAATCGAGGGGCTCATACTCCCGCAGCGCGCGCCCTGGGACTACGAGCATTCGTGGCACATCTTCACCCCCTTCGTCGACATCGACAAACTGGGCTTCACACGCGACGAATTCATGGCGCGCATGAAGGAGCGCAACATCGGCACGGCGCTCCACTATCAGGCGCTGCACCTCTTCACCTGCTACCATGAGGTTACCGGCATGGGACGCGGAGATCTGCCGGAGGCGGAATATGTCTCCGACCGTATCGTATCGCTGCCGCTCTTCCCCGCAATGACAGACGGGGACGCGCGCGACGCCGTCACGGCGATAAAAGAGGTCTGCGGTAAATGTTAA